From Alienimonas californiensis, a single genomic window includes:
- the mdoH gene encoding glucans biosynthesis glucosyltransferase MdoH: protein MSSHAPGPAGAVPPSPPLCPASRTAARTALALLTVAATAAAAWAFAGTLPDVSAWLRWPLVGLFAVLFGWIALSFWTATLGFVSVLLRPTPAVIPALPEDFDPLDLPPTAVLVPVYNEDPTRVCAGVRAMLDSLRAVCPEKGGAARRFDFFLLSDSTNPDVWLAEEQAWADLTDALPEGERVFYRHRPENTARKAGNVADFVERWGDHYEFMVTLDADSLMAGPTLVEMTRRIAADPSCGILQAPPSPVGRTSVLARWQQFAARLYSPVFLRGFSLWAGTDGNYWGHNAILRVEPFRACCDLPVLPGQAPLGGEILSHDFIEAALMRRAGWGVRLAEDLGGSYEECPTTLLDWAKRDQRWCQGNLQHGRVLWEARRRVRQGSGGLAAVSKLHLAMGVMGYCASPLWMAFLILTLTAAAVGGEQWAAGAVEGGAGFDPAVVGLGLFGLCMGMLILPKLYALFAAARSGQLDEFGGVLRATLGVVCETLLSALVAPIMMLFHSRFVLTTLAGRVVKWTAQSRGEQAVTWSDAVRAHWPAAAIGLLAGLAAGLAAPQSLLWLTPVALGLILAGPTAVLLASRDAGLCARRWGLWLTPEELDPPHVLRRHAELLATPPTAPDAASSVSADDGPLFGRVLRDPAFFALHSELLAATDADRPLPADARDRIEKAVVQGGPEGWARLTPADRRAVLGDRRTLAELHARTRMNVTAA, encoded by the coding sequence ATGTCTTCCCACGCCCCCGGGCCGGCCGGCGCCGTCCCGCCCTCGCCCCCCCTCTGCCCCGCCTCCCGCACTGCGGCGCGGACCGCCTTGGCATTGCTGACCGTGGCCGCCACCGCGGCGGCGGCCTGGGCCTTCGCGGGAACCCTGCCGGACGTCTCCGCCTGGCTGCGCTGGCCGCTGGTCGGGCTCTTCGCCGTGCTGTTCGGCTGGATCGCCCTCTCCTTCTGGACGGCGACGCTGGGCTTCGTCTCCGTGCTGCTGCGGCCCACGCCGGCCGTGATCCCCGCGCTGCCGGAGGACTTCGATCCGCTCGACCTCCCGCCGACCGCGGTGCTGGTGCCGGTCTATAACGAGGACCCGACCCGCGTCTGCGCCGGGGTGCGGGCGATGCTGGATTCGCTGCGAGCCGTCTGCCCGGAGAAGGGCGGCGCCGCCCGGCGGTTCGACTTCTTCCTGCTCTCCGACAGCACCAACCCAGACGTGTGGCTCGCCGAGGAGCAGGCCTGGGCCGACCTCACCGACGCCCTGCCGGAGGGCGAGCGCGTCTTCTACCGGCACCGCCCGGAAAACACCGCCCGCAAGGCCGGCAACGTGGCCGACTTCGTGGAGCGCTGGGGCGACCACTACGAGTTTATGGTCACCCTAGACGCGGACAGCCTGATGGCCGGGCCGACGCTGGTCGAAATGACCCGCCGCATCGCCGCCGATCCTTCCTGCGGCATCCTGCAGGCGCCGCCCTCGCCGGTCGGCCGCACCAGCGTGCTGGCCCGCTGGCAGCAGTTCGCCGCCCGGCTGTACTCGCCGGTGTTCCTGCGGGGCTTCAGCCTGTGGGCCGGCACGGACGGCAACTACTGGGGCCACAACGCGATCCTGCGGGTCGAGCCCTTCCGGGCCTGCTGCGACCTGCCGGTGCTGCCGGGCCAGGCCCCGCTGGGCGGGGAGATCCTGAGCCACGACTTCATCGAGGCCGCCCTGATGCGGCGGGCCGGGTGGGGCGTGCGGCTGGCCGAGGATCTCGGCGGCAGTTACGAGGAATGCCCGACCACCCTGCTGGACTGGGCGAAGCGGGATCAGCGCTGGTGCCAGGGCAACCTCCAGCACGGCCGCGTGCTGTGGGAGGCCCGCCGGCGGGTGCGTCAGGGATCGGGCGGACTGGCGGCCGTTTCGAAGCTGCATCTGGCGATGGGCGTGATGGGCTATTGCGCCAGCCCGCTGTGGATGGCGTTCCTGATCCTCACCCTGACGGCCGCCGCCGTGGGCGGGGAACAGTGGGCCGCCGGCGCCGTCGAGGGCGGCGCCGGGTTCGATCCCGCCGTCGTCGGGCTGGGGCTGTTCGGCCTCTGCATGGGCATGCTGATCCTGCCGAAGCTCTACGCCCTGTTCGCCGCGGCTCGGTCGGGTCAGTTGGACGAGTTCGGCGGCGTGCTGCGGGCGACGCTCGGGGTGGTCTGCGAAACGCTGCTGAGCGCCCTCGTCGCCCCGATCATGATGCTGTTCCACAGCCGCTTCGTCCTGACCACGTTGGCCGGGCGGGTGGTGAAATGGACCGCCCAGAGCCGGGGCGAACAGGCCGTCACCTGGAGCGACGCCGTGCGGGCCCATTGGCCGGCGGCGGCGATCGGCCTGCTGGCCGGGCTGGCCGCGGGGCTGGCGGCGCCGCAGTCGCTGCTCTGGCTGACCCCGGTCGCGCTGGGGCTGATCCTCGCCGGGCCGACGGCCGTGCTGCTCGCCAGCCGCGACGCCGGGCTGTGCGCCCGCCGCTGGGGCCTCTGGCTGACCCCGGAGGAGTTGGATCCGCCGCACGTGCTGCGTCGGCACGCGGAACTGCTGGCGACGCCCCCCACGGCGCCGGACGCGGCGTCCTCGGTCAGCGCCGACGACGGGCCACTGTTCGGCCGCGTGCTGCGGGACCCGGCCTTCTTCGCCCTGCACAGCGAACTGCTGGCCGCGACCGACGCCGACCGCCCCCTGCCCGCCGACGCCCGCGATCGCATCGAGAAAGCGGTCGTCCAGGGCGGCCCGGAGGGCTGGGCCCGCCTCACCCCCGCCGATCGCCGGGCCGTGCTCGGCGACCGCCGGACGCTGGCCGAGTTGCACGCCCGCACCCGGATGAACGTCACCGCGGCGTAA
- a CDS encoding protein-L-isoaspartate(D-aspartate) O-methyltransferase, with protein sequence MLAPLRLRFALALAAGLLGSLPPALADDDRAAERAAMVERALVAEGVTDERVLNALRTVPRHEFVRSVDHRRAYADAALPIGHGQTISPPFIVGYMTETLDVEPGMKVLEIGTGSGYQAAVLAAMGADVSSIEIVKPLGRDAGRRLKELGYENVRVKVGDGYLGWPEHAPFDRIIVTCSPESVPRPLVEQLAEGGKLLVPLGERFQQTFHLFTKRGGELANEQLVPTFFVPMTGESEERREVQPDGLRPRVANASFELDENGDGRADGWHYQRQTLLMPDARDGESGARVASDSELGGLKTDGGEAPDGQRYLRIAARDPDRLAQILQGLPVDGRRVGAVGLAMRVRGDALLPPAAGGPPAGAAIYFYDSVRRELPGGFIGPFAGTFDWDERGRRILVPPDAREMIVRVAVKGSGTLDVDALSLISYPRAVPVR encoded by the coding sequence ATGCTCGCCCCGCTCCGTCTCCGTTTCGCCCTGGCGCTGGCCGCCGGTCTGCTCGGTTCGCTGCCGCCGGCACTGGCGGACGACGACCGGGCCGCGGAGCGGGCCGCGATGGTCGAGCGGGCGCTGGTCGCGGAGGGCGTGACCGACGAGCGCGTGCTGAACGCCCTGCGGACGGTGCCCCGGCACGAGTTCGTCCGCTCCGTGGATCACCGCCGGGCCTACGCCGACGCCGCCTTGCCGATCGGGCACGGGCAGACGATCAGCCCGCCGTTCATCGTCGGCTACATGACCGAAACCCTCGACGTGGAGCCGGGGATGAAGGTCCTCGAGATCGGCACCGGCAGCGGCTATCAGGCCGCGGTGCTGGCGGCGATGGGGGCGGACGTCTCCTCCATCGAAATCGTCAAACCCCTCGGCCGGGACGCCGGCCGGCGGCTCAAGGAACTCGGCTATGAGAACGTCCGGGTGAAGGTCGGCGACGGCTACCTCGGCTGGCCGGAGCACGCCCCCTTCGACCGGATCATCGTCACCTGCTCCCCCGAGAGCGTGCCGCGGCCGCTGGTCGAACAGCTCGCCGAGGGCGGCAAACTGCTCGTCCCGCTGGGCGAACGCTTCCAGCAGACCTTCCACCTGTTCACCAAGCGGGGGGGCGAACTGGCCAACGAACAACTGGTGCCCACCTTCTTCGTGCCGATGACCGGCGAGAGTGAGGAGCGCCGCGAGGTCCAGCCGGACGGTCTGCGGCCGCGGGTGGCGAACGCCTCTTTCGAACTGGACGAAAACGGCGACGGCCGGGCCGACGGCTGGCACTACCAGCGGCAAACGCTGCTGATGCCGGACGCCCGCGACGGCGAGTCCGGGGCGCGGGTCGCCAGCGATTCGGAGTTGGGCGGCCTCAAGACCGACGGCGGCGAGGCCCCGGACGGTCAGCGGTACCTGCGGATCGCCGCCCGGGACCCGGACCGCCTCGCCCAAATTTTGCAGGGTCTGCCGGTCGACGGCCGACGGGTGGGGGCGGTCGGTTTGGCGATGCGGGTCCGCGGCGACGCGCTCCTGCCCCCCGCCGCCGGCGGCCCGCCGGCGGGGGCGGCGATCTACTTCTACGACAGCGTCCGCCGGGAGCTGCCGGGCGGGTTCATCGGTCCCTTCGCCGGCACGTTCGACTGGGACGAACGCGGCCGCCGCATCCTCGTCCCGCCGGACGCCCGTGAGATGATCGTCCGCGTCGCCGTGAAGGGCAGCGGCACCCTGGACGTCGACGCCCTCAGCCTGATCTCCTACCCCCGGGCCGTCCCGGTGCGGTGA
- a CDS encoding DUF6338 family protein — translation MQVIYFLLPGFVAAWIFYGFTAHPRQSPFERVVEALIFTAFVQAATVCLQSLLLWAGRRFGSLGMWTEAGGFAVGVLLALPIGALAAAMSNGNAPHGWLPDWITRRTSLPSEWYAGFAKFPRFVYLRLKDGRTFYGWPVEWPDTSDSGHFLMTRCEWILADSTRVELPLIEAMLLPAELVETVEFELPQQQITAPAIRENQVSLREIHDAQHEAGVVSGVEARDDGKSSSTHQETRDGEEAPVPATKSDATDRSIGDERFEPTAPAADHDRREATRLPAPAAEDKSEPIVERGER, via the coding sequence TTGCAGGTCATCTACTTCCTGCTGCCTGGGTTCGTCGCCGCGTGGATCTTCTATGGATTCACGGCGCACCCGCGACAGTCGCCGTTCGAACGAGTGGTTGAGGCTTTAATTTTCACAGCGTTCGTACAGGCCGCGACTGTCTGTCTACAGAGCTTATTGCTTTGGGCAGGACGTCGGTTCGGTAGCCTCGGGATGTGGACCGAAGCGGGCGGATTTGCCGTCGGCGTTCTACTTGCCTTGCCAATTGGAGCTCTAGCGGCCGCAATGTCGAACGGCAACGCCCCCCACGGGTGGCTGCCGGACTGGATAACGAGGAGAACATCGTTGCCGAGCGAGTGGTACGCCGGCTTCGCGAAGTTTCCACGGTTCGTCTATCTCCGGTTGAAGGATGGGAGGACATTCTACGGGTGGCCGGTGGAGTGGCCGGACACATCGGACTCGGGGCACTTTCTCATGACCCGCTGCGAGTGGATTCTCGCCGACAGCACAAGGGTGGAGTTGCCCCTCATCGAGGCCATGCTCCTCCCAGCGGAGTTAGTCGAGACAGTTGAGTTTGAGCTTCCCCAGCAACAGATCACCGCCCCGGCAATCCGCGAAAACCAGGTATCGCTCCGCGAAATCCACGATGCGCAGCACGAGGCAGGAGTTGTCTCCGGCGTTGAAGCCCGCGACGATGGGAAGAGTTCATCTACACATCAGGAGACGCGTGATGGGGAAGAAGCACCAGTACCCGCCACAAAATCAGACGCGACCGACAGGTCCATTGGTGACGAACGGTTCGAACCCACCGCCCCCGCCGCCGATCACGACCGCAGAGAAGCGACCCGTCTCCCCGCCCCCGCCGCCGAAGACAAATCAGAACCAATAGTCGAGCGGGGTGAGCGATGA
- a CDS encoding glucan biosynthesis protein: MSPIAPPRRPAPVLVAALAVAGLLSVPYAAFADEPAEDPTGPPALIPWFPGTAHGQSFSEGAITALAEHLASKPFVPDPPVPQELIDLDYDAYRKIAWKPEMSLWRYLDAPIQAELMHRGDILRNKVQINTVQDGKVVTLAFDRNLFEYRGDVVGLPVDAGVDYAGMKLIGPLPGAKYLQEFFAFAGASYFRGISAGQVYGASARALAIDIGTPRVEEFPIVRGLWLQRPEVDAKAARVWAILDSHAVAGAYRFDVTPGDPTKCEVRATLFFRHVPTKVAVAPASSMFLWGDGFENLKQDARPEVHDSDGLLVHAGVEETENPNGPTEWTFRALGQQSYPSVSGRGYGSIRGFGLLQRDRDPARYADPETRYEDRPSLWITPLPPDPFGTGPGAVNGADWDDVPNVWAGGTVELLEYPTDFEGFDNIAAWWVPAVQPTVGEPYPMAYTLNFVSGDPPEHELGKAAAWTRSADPNDPKATRLTVDFVGVPKRSNPAPRVTTQGGTDTDIAIIPMANGTRRVTLTIKPDADGPVTVDVALFPKSSEETGEGSFAGSDSDVPASASPGELSSGSLSETWRFLCPPLP; the protein is encoded by the coding sequence GTGTCGCCGATCGCTCCCCCCCGCCGCCCCGCTCCCGTTCTGGTCGCCGCCCTGGCGGTCGCCGGGCTGTTGTCCGTTCCCTACGCCGCGTTCGCTGACGAGCCGGCGGAGGACCCGACCGGCCCGCCGGCCCTCATCCCCTGGTTCCCGGGCACCGCTCACGGCCAGAGCTTCAGCGAGGGCGCGATCACCGCGCTCGCGGAGCATCTCGCCTCCAAGCCGTTCGTGCCGGACCCGCCGGTCCCGCAGGAGCTGATCGACCTGGACTACGACGCCTACCGCAAGATCGCCTGGAAGCCGGAGATGTCGCTCTGGCGGTATCTCGACGCCCCCATCCAGGCGGAGCTGATGCACCGCGGGGACATCCTGCGGAACAAGGTGCAAATCAACACCGTGCAGGACGGCAAGGTCGTCACTCTGGCTTTCGACCGGAACCTGTTCGAGTACCGCGGCGACGTCGTCGGCCTGCCGGTCGACGCCGGGGTGGACTACGCCGGGATGAAGCTGATCGGCCCGCTGCCGGGCGCCAAGTACCTGCAGGAGTTCTTCGCCTTCGCCGGCGCCAGCTATTTCCGCGGCATCAGCGCCGGGCAGGTGTACGGAGCGAGCGCCCGCGCGCTGGCGATCGACATCGGCACGCCGCGGGTCGAAGAGTTCCCCATCGTCCGCGGACTCTGGCTCCAGCGGCCGGAGGTGGACGCGAAAGCGGCCCGGGTCTGGGCGATCCTCGATTCGCACGCCGTCGCCGGGGCCTACCGCTTCGACGTCACCCCCGGCGACCCCACCAAATGTGAGGTGCGGGCCACGCTGTTCTTCCGGCACGTGCCCACCAAGGTCGCGGTCGCCCCGGCCAGCAGCATGTTCCTGTGGGGCGACGGCTTCGAGAATCTGAAGCAGGACGCCCGCCCGGAGGTGCACGACTCCGACGGCCTGCTCGTGCATGCCGGCGTGGAGGAGACCGAGAACCCGAACGGCCCGACCGAGTGGACCTTCCGGGCTCTCGGCCAGCAGAGCTACCCGTCCGTCAGCGGTCGCGGGTACGGCTCGATCCGCGGGTTCGGCCTGCTCCAGCGGGACCGCGACCCGGCCCGCTACGCCGACCCCGAGACCCGCTACGAGGACCGCCCGAGCCTGTGGATCACACCGCTGCCGCCGGACCCCTTCGGCACCGGCCCCGGCGCGGTGAACGGAGCGGATTGGGACGACGTGCCGAACGTCTGGGCCGGCGGAACCGTGGAGCTGCTGGAGTACCCGACGGACTTCGAGGGGTTCGACAATATTGCCGCGTGGTGGGTGCCTGCGGTCCAGCCGACTGTCGGCGAGCCCTACCCGATGGCGTATACTCTGAACTTCGTCTCCGGCGATCCCCCGGAGCACGAGCTAGGCAAGGCGGCCGCCTGGACGCGCTCCGCGGATCCGAACGATCCGAAGGCGACGCGGTTGACGGTGGATTTCGTGGGAGTGCCCAAGCGGTCGAATCCGGCTCCCCGGGTGACGACTCAGGGCGGCACCGATACGGACATCGCCATCATCCCGATGGCCAACGGCACGCGGCGCGTCACGCTAACGATCAAACCCGACGCGGACGGTCCCGTGACCGTGGACGTCGCGCTCTTCCCCAAATCTTCAGAGGAAACCGGCGAAGGCTCGTTCGCCGGATCCGACTCTGACGTTCCCGCCTCTGCTTCCCCGGGCGAACTCTCGTCCGGTTCCCTGTCCGAGACCTGGAGGTTTTTATGCCCCCCGCTGCCCTGA
- a CDS encoding malate dehydrogenase, translated as MSKPVRVAVTGAAGQIGYALLFRLASGEVFGADTPVHLNLVELPHAMDALGGVVMELDDCAFPTLEGVTTADSDHLEDGFRDADFVLCVGSVPRKQGMERADLLKVNGGIFGPTGRAIDAAAAENVKVIVVGNPCNTNCLIAMSHAPRVPRENWFAMTRLDQNRAKSQLAQKAGVGVGDVKSLAIWGNHSPTMYPDFDHATINGTPVPQAIRDHEWLKGEFLTTVQQRGAAVIKARGASSAASAANAALGTLMDITRPTPEGEVFSAAICSTGQYGIEEGIMCSMPLRTDGETWQVVEGWEHDEFAQAKIQASVDELKSERDTVREMLG; from the coding sequence ATGTCGAAACCCGTTCGCGTCGCCGTCACCGGGGCGGCCGGCCAAATCGGCTACGCCCTGCTGTTCCGTCTGGCCTCCGGCGAGGTGTTCGGCGCGGACACGCCGGTGCACCTGAACCTCGTCGAGCTGCCGCACGCGATGGACGCCCTTGGCGGGGTCGTGATGGAACTGGACGATTGCGCCTTCCCCACGCTCGAGGGCGTGACGACCGCCGACAGCGATCACCTCGAAGACGGCTTCCGCGACGCGGACTTCGTGTTGTGCGTCGGCAGCGTCCCCCGCAAACAGGGGATGGAGCGGGCGGACTTGCTGAAGGTCAACGGCGGGATCTTCGGCCCCACCGGTCGGGCGATCGACGCCGCCGCCGCGGAGAACGTGAAGGTGATCGTGGTCGGCAACCCCTGCAACACGAACTGCCTGATCGCCATGAGCCACGCCCCGCGGGTGCCGCGCGAGAACTGGTTCGCCATGACCCGGCTGGACCAGAACCGGGCCAAGTCGCAGCTCGCCCAGAAGGCGGGCGTCGGCGTGGGCGACGTGAAATCGCTCGCCATCTGGGGCAACCACAGCCCCACCATGTACCCGGACTTCGACCACGCCACGATCAACGGCACGCCGGTCCCGCAGGCGATCCGCGACCACGAGTGGCTGAAGGGCGAGTTCCTCACCACCGTGCAGCAGCGCGGCGCCGCCGTCATTAAGGCCCGCGGGGCCTCCTCTGCCGCCAGTGCCGCCAACGCGGCGCTGGGCACGCTGATGGACATCACCCGCCCCACCCCCGAGGGCGAGGTCTTCAGCGCCGCGATCTGCTCCACCGGCCAGTACGGCATCGAGGAGGGGATCATGTGCAGCATGCCCCTCCGTACCGACGGCGAGACCTGGCAGGTGGTCGAGGGCTGGGAACACGACGAGTTCGCCCAGGCGAAGATCCAGGCCAGCGTCGACGAATTGAAGAGCGAACGCGACACGGTGCGCGAGATGCTGGGGTGA
- the bioA gene encoding adenosylmethionine--8-amino-7-oxononanoate transaminase — MTDSPLWHPFTPMQAFAEERAPVIAAADGFELIDVAGKRYLDGVSSLWCNVHGHRVPEIDEAIRAQLDRVAHSTLLGLRCDVADELARQLVRIAPAAAGTEPLTKVFFSDSGATCVEVGLKMAFQYHRQKATPERRDLFLKLSHAYHGDTVGTASVGGISLFHTLYGELFYKTAAIPSPTPPGYPYALPEGHDADSLPRWALAETDRLLGEHAGRVAALVMEPRVQGAGGLLMHPAGYLRSIRELCTKHDVPLIADEVAVGFGKTGETWACQTEDVVPDFLCTAKGLTGGYLPVAATLTTDRIYDAFLGEPHELRTFFHGHTFTGNALGCAAALASLKKYEADDCPANARALSEAIGERLAPLADHPHVAAVRRCGVMTAIDLVAERVPHRPFPPERRTGHRAVLAARERGLILRPLGDTLVLMPAVGMPVGLADRLCETAIAAIDAATAA; from the coding sequence ATGACTGACTCCCCCCTCTGGCACCCGTTCACGCCGATGCAGGCGTTTGCGGAGGAGCGCGCGCCCGTCATCGCCGCCGCGGACGGGTTCGAACTGATCGACGTCGCCGGCAAGCGCTATCTCGACGGGGTCTCCTCGCTGTGGTGCAACGTACACGGGCACCGGGTGCCGGAGATCGACGAGGCGATCCGGGCGCAGCTCGATCGGGTCGCCCACTCCACGCTGCTGGGCCTGCGGTGCGACGTGGCGGACGAACTCGCCCGCCAACTCGTGCGGATCGCCCCAGCGGCGGCTGGGACCGAGCCGCTGACGAAAGTCTTTTTCAGCGACAGCGGGGCGACCTGCGTGGAGGTCGGCCTGAAGATGGCCTTCCAATACCACCGGCAGAAGGCGACCCCGGAGCGGCGCGACCTGTTCCTCAAGCTCTCGCACGCCTACCACGGGGACACCGTGGGCACGGCGTCGGTCGGCGGGATCTCGCTGTTTCACACCCTCTACGGCGAGCTGTTCTACAAGACCGCCGCGATCCCCTCGCCGACGCCGCCGGGCTACCCGTACGCCCTGCCGGAGGGGCACGACGCCGACTCCCTGCCCCGCTGGGCACTGGCGGAGACCGACCGCCTGCTGGGCGAACACGCTGGGCGGGTCGCGGCGCTGGTGATGGAGCCGCGGGTCCAGGGGGCCGGCGGGCTGCTGATGCACCCGGCCGGCTACCTGCGGTCGATCCGCGAACTCTGCACGAAGCACGACGTCCCGCTGATCGCCGACGAGGTCGCCGTCGGCTTCGGCAAGACGGGCGAGACCTGGGCCTGCCAGACGGAAGACGTCGTCCCCGACTTCCTCTGCACCGCCAAGGGGCTGACGGGCGGCTATCTGCCGGTCGCGGCGACGCTGACGACCGACCGCATCTACGACGCCTTCCTCGGCGAACCGCACGAACTCCGCACCTTCTTCCACGGGCACACCTTTACCGGCAACGCCCTCGGCTGCGCCGCGGCGCTGGCCAGTTTGAAGAAGTACGAAGCGGACGACTGCCCCGCCAACGCCCGGGCCCTGTCGGAAGCGATCGGCGAGCGGCTGGCCCCGTTGGCGGACCACCCGCACGTCGCCGCGGTTCGCCGGTGCGGGGTAATGACGGCGATCGACCTCGTCGCCGAGCGGGTCCCGCACCGCCCCTTCCCGCCGGAGCGCCGCACGGGGCATCGGGCGGTACTGGCGGCCCGGGAGCGGGGCCTGATCCTTCGCCCGCTGGGGGACACGCTGGTGTTGATGCCCGCGGTGGGCATGCCGGTCGGATTGGCAGACCGGCTGTGCGAAACGGCGATCGCCGCGATCGACGCCGCGACCGCCGCCTGA
- the ygfZ gene encoding CAF17-like 4Fe-4S cluster assembly/insertion protein YgfZ, protein MTAFDLTGWTRVAVTGADAVKFLQNFCTNDLLKAKCSCEAFFTSEKARVLGHGWLLKDQDGSVQFVGTPDQGPGLIAHLSKYALMEDVEFADESGDPLWFESRTDGWPEGDPLEGGTFYLCDPSEDAWRLSEEARIAAKLPRIGTDLTEANLCMEADRPWAICYTKGCYLGQEPVARVRALGRVNKLLRGLTIPHGSPPAEQGAIVTCDGEAIGVVTSAAGNVALGMLKRKWAEPGTAVQIDGIDATVF, encoded by the coding sequence ATGACCGCCTTCGACCTCACCGGCTGGACCCGCGTCGCCGTCACCGGGGCGGACGCCGTGAAGTTCCTCCAGAACTTCTGCACGAACGATCTGCTCAAGGCCAAGTGCTCCTGCGAAGCGTTCTTCACCAGCGAGAAGGCCCGCGTGCTGGGCCACGGCTGGCTGCTGAAGGACCAGGACGGCTCCGTGCAGTTCGTCGGCACGCCCGATCAGGGGCCGGGGCTGATCGCCCATCTGTCCAAGTACGCCCTGATGGAGGACGTGGAGTTCGCCGACGAGAGCGGCGATCCGCTGTGGTTCGAATCCCGGACCGACGGCTGGCCGGAGGGCGATCCGCTGGAGGGCGGAACGTTTTACCTCTGCGACCCCTCGGAGGACGCCTGGAGGCTCAGCGAGGAGGCCCGCATCGCTGCCAAGTTGCCGCGAATCGGTACGGACCTGACGGAGGCGAATCTCTGTATGGAAGCCGACCGCCCCTGGGCGATCTGCTACACGAAGGGCTGCTACCTCGGTCAGGAACCGGTCGCCCGGGTGCGGGCGCTGGGCCGGGTGAACAAGCTGCTGCGGGGCCTGACGATCCCCCACGGCTCCCCGCCGGCGGAGCAGGGCGCGATCGTGACCTGCGACGGCGAGGCGATCGGCGTCGTCACCAGCGCCGCGGGGAACGTCGCCCTCGGGATGCTCAAACGCAAATGGGCGGAGCCGGGCACCGCGGTGCAGATTGACGGGATCGACGCGACGGTGTTCTGA